In the genome of Raphanus sativus cultivar WK10039 chromosome 9, ASM80110v3, whole genome shotgun sequence, the window CAGTGGAACTACATGGTTTAACTTGTCACCTGTTCAGCTAGGACTTGTGGTAATGCTATCTATCTTTATACTATCTAGAGATGCTTCTCCATGGACTCTTTTATCAGAAAGTCTTTTTTGTCCTTATTGTTGTTGTGTAGGTTAGCGGATCCTTATATGGAGCCCTTCTTGGTTCTACTCTTGTCTATGGCATTGCTGATTTCCTTGGTAActctctctttattttttttattgttttctccttctgtctttttttaaaaaatttattatgcTTCCCATTTTCTTATGAAGGAAGAAGGCGGGAACTTATTATAGCTGCTGGTCTCTATCTCCTTGGGTCTCTGATCACTGGCTGTGCTCCTGATCTCAATATTCTCTTACTTGGAAGGCTTCTCTATGGTTTGGGTATTGGTTTGGTGAGCTCTTGAAACAAACCTTGTCTTGTTTCATTTTTGTTGATTcttgtttagtgtttttttttacttttgaggGGTTTGATAAAATAGGCAATGCATGGGGCTCCACTCTATATAGCTGAGACATGCCCATCTCAAATCCGTGGAACTCTCATATCTCTCAAAGAACTCTTCATCGTATTAGGCATTCTGTTGGGTTTCTCTGTTGGAAGCTTTGAGATTGATGTGGTTGGAGGGTGGAGATACATGTACGGATTCGGTACCCCTGTTGCTTTGCTGATGGGACTAGGCATGTGGAGCCTCCCTCCGTCTCCTCGCTGGTTGCTTCTCAGAGCTGTTCAAGGTAAAGGCCCTTTACAGGAATACAAAGAGAGAGCCATGCTTGCCCTCAGCAAGCTACGCGGCAGACCTCCCGGTGATAAACTGTCGGAGAAGCTGGTGGATGATGCCTTGTTGTCTGTGGAAACGGCTTACGAAGATGAGAAGTCTGGTGGGAACTTCTTGGAAGTGTTCCAAGGGCCTAACTTGAAAGCTTTGACTATTGGTGGAGGTTTAGTCCTTTTTCAGCAggtggtttcttcttctttttgattcTTTGGTTGAGTCTTTGGATGAATGTGAGATTAATTTTAACTTAATAGTACTcttgcatcatcatcatcatcttgatAGATAACTGGACAGCCAAGTGTTCTTTACTACGCGGGTTCGATTCTTCAGGTATGCTTGCTTTACACCTGATATTTTTTTAGTGGGGATCTTTTATGAGACTTGATTGATCTATTTCAAAGACTGCTGGATTCTCTGCTGCTGCTGATGCAACCAGAGTCTCTGTTATCATTGGTGTCTTCAAGGTGctcattcttttttcttttttttttttggctgtatatgttatatataaaacaGACCTCTTCAACTGATAACGTCCTCTCTGCAGTTACTGATGACATGGGTGGCTGTTGCCAAAGTTGATGATCTTGGAAGACGTCCCTTACTGATTGGAGGCGTCAGTGGCATTGTACGAGTTTAACtctttttgtgtttcaaaatttGGATACATTGCTGGTGGCTttactcttttcttttgtatgtTCCAGGCGTTGTCTTTGTTTCTACTGTCAGCATACTACAAGTTTCTCGGAAGTTTTCCTCTTGTCGCAGTTGGTGCACTGCTTCTCTATGTTGGTTGCTATCAGGTTTGCTTCTAGCTCTCTTAGTACTTAGACTATACTGGAAAAGTCTTTAGCTTAGAGGTCACTGCTTTCCTGATCTGACTGTGTGTTCTTGCGAAACCAGATCTCATTCGGACCAATCAGCTGGCTAATGGTGTCAGAGATTTTCCCACTTCGCACAAGAGGGAGAGGGATCAGTCTTGCAGTTCTTACAAACTTCGGCTCCAATGCCATTGTGACCTTTGCGTTTTCACCCTTAAAGGTATCTATCTCTCTTTATGTTAACTCCCTTGAAGGTTTATTAGTAACTTTGGCTTCCATGCGCCACCTTTGCAGGAATATCTTGGAGCAGAGAATCTCTTCCTTCTCTTTGGAGCCATAGCATTGGTATCACTCTTGTTTGTAGTTCTAGTAGTTCCTGAGACCAAGGGTCTCAGCTTGGAAGAGATTGAGTCTAAAATCTTGAAGTGAAATGTTGAGTAGTAAAACATATGTATGTTATGTCAACTAAACAACAAATCACAATACAATCATTTACATACAAAATCATTCACTTAAGAGACAACACTGTAGCAGAAGAAAATATTACTTGTAAGTTTAGCAGCCTGTGATGCAGAGAGGCTTCAACGACAACCAGCCACTCTTTATATTTGCAGTGAACAAAGAAACCGACATTATTGGGGCAACTCAACAGAGAAAATGGGAAGCTCGGATGAGGGTGAATGCACAAGTGTTTAATACTTTCTTCTCTATCAAAGACCATAAGAGAAATAATAGCGCAtggttaaaccaaaaaaaaagcagagGGCAAAAACAACACATGGTATCATCTCTGATGTTGTTGCTCAGATACGGGTTTCTAGCTCTTTCCGGTCTGGTTCCATCAGAGAGTTTGTTCTCTTCTCTGTAGAACTTGATCGTGAAGATGCCACGGTCCTTGTCTCAACAACAACGATATCGCACCACAAGAAAACGTTTTAGGGGTGATGATCTTGAACCACCCTTTGAGAGgggctcttcttcttctagagtGAAGGGGCAGGATTGGAACCATGAGCAGTGGGAGAAAAGCAATGAACGTGACAGGAAGATTCACACAGTAGATGCTGCTGCTCCTGTTACGAAGCTATCAAGTGATATTTTGACCAAAATATTATCCCTTCTTCCTATGGGAAAATGGGCATTTAAATTCTGAAGTATTTGAAATCAGCAACTTTAATATCGAACTATTACTTGCATGTTTTTATTTCCCAACTAATAATTGACCTGGCAAATTAGTGACTAAAAAATCAAATGCTAAGTCGTAAATAATTCTCGTtagttttatatcaattatctTTGTCACTGAACCTAAACAACTCAAAATCTCCAAATTCAAACCTTAACTTTGAATGAAAACAATTTCCAGCAAAGACGATTTCCGATGATAAGAGAGTAAATCTGACCTAATCACGGAAACAAATATCACTGGATATCGTTTTTTTCATTGCCGGAAATCATCTTCACTCAAAGTTAGAATTTGAATttggaaatttcaaaattttcaagtTTAACAGCGAagataattgatataaaattaatgatAATCTTTTACGACTTATCATTTAACTTTTTAATCACTAATTTGCCAAGTAAACTATTAGTTAAGAAATAAAATCGTGCAAATGAGTTCGGTATTAAACTTACtgatttcaaatagttgaaaATTTAAATGTCTATTTTTCCTCTTTCCTATTCAAGAATATGTAGGCACTAGCCAAGTTTGCAAGAAGTGGAAAATCATTTGGAAAAGCTATCCCACAATCAACGTTGAAGCATCGGATTTCCATTTGCATGATTCAATTGGAGCGGAAGTCACAATAAAGATTCTGAATAAACAGGCGTTGCTGAATGCAATTCTGTGGTGTTGAATGGTTGGTTGTGTCTGTTGACATTCTTTGCTTTGGCTTGGCCTCTCCGCACTTCTCTTAAGGCCAGCCTCACTTCCtatctctctgtttttgttcACACACTTACTCTTGTACTCACTTGTGTTTGACATTAGCACAAACATAAacctctctctttactctcacGTTTGTATTCTTGTGGGGATAAGAGAGAACTCTTTGATTGTCTACATTTTTACTTCTCcaaatcttttcttttattaGACTTGGATACTTTTTACAATAACAACTTATACATATAGCTTTACACTGACTACTACACATGCACTGTGACCACTAGTACAACTCAGCCTTACTTCTACTAACAACTCTAACAACTACACCTTAGATAGACTTTAACCAACACAACACTCCTTGTTGGTGGCTTTATCTAAACACATGGTTAGTTGCATCTTGACTTTATTTGTTGTGACTAAGCCATTGTGACCTTTGCGTTTTATGAAGCACGGGGACGGCAATCCACTGCCGTATCACGTACCAGCTGCGCTTCTGGGACGGGGACGTGGTGGGGATGGCTTGGGGACGTTTCTGACACGTTTCTGAGACAGCGGGGACTGCAAAGGTTTTTGGAGACGTTTAGCTAGGTTTTGAAAACGTTTGAGAAACGTTTCTGATGTAAATCCAGTatctatttttacatttatcaTGTCATAGTTTTGGAAAACAATTGAAAACAAGGAAAAACGTCCTTATATAAAGGATATAAGGGTTACAAACTGTTTTTGTGTTTGTCAATTTTTACGTATGTGTTTTGTTTAGTCACGTACGTGTGTTGTTTATGTTACATGTCTTTTATTTTGAGTTCTATGTTTTGTAATAAGTATTTTGTTATGTCTATATACAAGCTTCTAAAGgctttttatatgaaaattatgatttggtttttatattatgatttgacatatatatatatatatatatacagtggCGGAGGGAGAAAATGCTTTGATAGGGGTCAAACTGATAATTTACAGTGGCAgatctaaaaaataattttagtggggacaattaattaattaatatatttaaattaaatattacataagtatttatataatttttaaaaagttttattttaagttaaactGTTACAACTAAAATAACTGTTTTAAAAGGAAATATTAGATGAATTTactatcaaaataaaatgaaatagaaaaaaaatagaataagttgttaaaaaacaataaatatgaaaaatttgaGTGTTATTatgtaagaaaaacaaaaagaaacaaagagacTAGAAGAAAGGCAATCCGAGAGATGAAAAGATTGATACGACAGGTGggaaaaaaactagaaaatgaAACTCATAATTAGGAATGTCAAAGGTGGGCTTGGACCGCGGGCCGAGCCCAAAAGAAGCTGGGGCGGGGCGGGTTTGGGCCGACAAATTGATGACCCGCGATGTTGCGGGCTTGGCGGTTTAGGGACTGTGCGGGATGGGCTTTGAGCGGGCCGGGCCTATAGAATCCGCGGGTTAACCTAAAGAGACCGCAGTCTTCTTCTCTCATTTCCTCAGCAGCTCCGCCAcctgaaaaaacaaaagagagagagagagagagacgaacgCGACTCGGCGCCACAAGAAAGAGAGCTCCGGCCATGGTTTCCTCCGGTGAAGCTTCTTCTAGTCTTCCATTCGCCTTTAATCTCCTCCGGTGAAGCTTCTTGGAGCCGTAACTAGGAGTTTGTGAAGTATCTGTCAAAGAACTCCGCTTCCACCGTAAACCAAGATCCATCTCCGGCGAAGGTTTCTTCTGCGACGGTGACCCCATGCATGTCACAGGTAATGAAAGATCGTTTTTTCTATGTAGTTACTCGTTTAATCTGATGCTATgtaaaatcgtttttatctgTGGCTAAAGTAAAAGCTTATATGACATGTTATATTTGTTTGTGATTATGTAGATACTGAACCAGAAAGCTATGTAGACCGGTTCCAGAGATTAGGACAGaggacatattttttttttcttggcgTTGAAACTGGTAAGTTTCTTGTTCTTGGCGTTgagatcatatttttttttatttttgtagtcTAACAGTTTTACTTGTTTGCACTTTTCAGGTGGTGACCGAGTACGCGGATGGTGTCTATTAGGTTAGTAAAACCAGTGTCCTaatgtgttttgtttatgtttttgttcttgttttgtATTAGTCTCTGTGATGTCTCTGGTTATGTTCAGTATCTGattagtgttttgtttttgcaggtgaaAAGAATATATGATTGTAAACAAGTAGGCGGATGGTGGCGACGGTAAAAGCTGCTGTAGGCTCAAAACGATAGAGAAGGTGTTCActtgatgtatgttttggtcGTACACCAGCTTGGACCGTCGCCACCACCTGCCTCCTTGTTTAGTGAAGAAGATTTCAACACCGAGCTGCAAAGATCACCGAGCTGCAAAGATTGTAAGGTGTTACCACTCTGAAACTTTAAGCTTCTTGAATTATATAATAGGTTGATCCTTATTTGAGGTCATTTGTTTTTGTCTCTGAtatgtcttttctttttgtaggtGAAGAAGGAGGAAGCTCGTAATGACCGTGAAGGCTGTGTAAGTTGTCTATAATTCTTAGTTTCATTTAAACTATCCTTGATTCACTCTctgatttgtgtttttattttgtatgtgTTGAGATGATGAGTGATGGTGAACAAGGAAGGAGACTTATGGAGTTATGGTGAGCAAGGAGATGATGAGTGATGGTGAACAAGGAAGGAGGAGACCAGTACATACAGCAGCTGCTCCAGTATAGCCGCTTTAAGGACCTCAGGTTAGTAAGCTCTTTGTCTATTAAACGTGTACGTGTGATACTTCTGTGATAAAAACAATCTTGTTTAGCTGGATTTGCTTAGGTTATCGGATCGAACATAGATAGAACACACTCTTGTTTAGCTGGCTTGCATAGGTTTGTTGTGATCACTGCATTTGTTTGTCACTTGATGTATATCGTAATAGAAAGGGATTGGTTTtggtgcttgtcctcaagcaagtttaaataaaatattatcaaaattttaaaaaccctaataggctaagttttaattatatgttaattaatttaaaattttccaaaatattaaaaaccttAATAGGCTAATAGTCCCACGTTCACACGACTtcacctcaaaaaaaaaaacctaacgcAAAGACGCAAGCAGAGACAGAGACCATGGGATCAAGGAGCGATTCAGAAGAGCAGTTCACGATGGATACTAACTACACTCCACCATCAACATTGGACTTCGCGAGTCAAGCTACTCTAGATGCTCTTGCTGCGCTTGAAGGGAGCTCTGATCCAAGGGGAGAAGGTGGTGTAACTTCTGATGCTATTGGTGCAAAGACGCAAGCAAGCAAAAGAAAGGTGATGAGCCTTGACGATGAGACTGATGATTCTGATGTTGAAATCACTCCACCACCCCAAACAAACATGCCTCACAGAAAGAGCAGATTTGGAACAGCCACGGGGAAACCCATGTTGCAGTCCACAATAGATGGTGGCATAGGCTCGTCCTCACAGGCGTGTAGAAAGAAGAAGCCTGTACCTGTGAAATCAGTGATTCGGGGAGGGAGAAGAAAGCCATTGACTCAGTCGCAAAAGGGCAAGGCCAAGGCTACCACTccgcaaaagaagaagaaggtcgaGGAGATACCAGACTTTGATGACTCATTGGAGGAAGAAGAGttggatgaagaagaggagTTGAATGAAGAAGAAATCAAAATGGACAATAGGCAAAGATCAGATGTGTGGCCTGATTTCACGGTGGTCCACAAACAGAATGGGACAATGAAAGCTCAATGCAAGCATTGCAGGAATGAGTATGCTTGGCATTCCCACTCGCATGGAACCAGTGGGCTGAGAAGGCATCGTTTTAGATGTAAGGTGTATCAAAGGAAAAATAGAAATCAGCAGAAGATCAATTTCAAGGGGAAGTTACACTCTGGCAAGTATGATCATACCGTCTTTCGGCAGATGGTAGCTAAGACGATAGTCCAGCATGATCTACCATACTCGTACGTAGAGTATGAGAAAGTGCGAGAAACTTGGACGTATTTGAATCCTGATGTGCAGACCATTTGTCGAAACACGGCTAGATCAGATGTATATCGACTATATGAAAGCGAGAGAGACGCATTGAGGAGAGACTTAGCTACACTTCCTGGTCGAGTATCATTGACATCTGACTTGTGGACGTCAATAAAACGTGAAGGGTACATGTGTGTGACTGCACATTACATTGATCGGAACTGGAAGTTGAACAGCAAGATCATCACGTTTTGTGCTCTAGCGCCACCACACACTGGTATGAATGTTGCTATGCAGCTTCTTGAGTCGATGAAAGAGTGgggaattgaaaaaaaaatcttctcagTCACATTGGATAATGCTACAAGTAATGACTCGATGCAAGATATTGTGAAGTCCCAGCTAATGTTGACTGATGACTTGGTGTGTGGAGGAGAATTTTTCCATGTAAGATGTGCAGCTCACATACTTAACCTTATAGTGCAAGATGGGTTAAAGGTTATTAAAGGCGCTTTGCACAAAGTAAGAGAGAGTGTGAAGTATGTGTTATCATCTACATCGCGGGAGGTGTTGTTCGGAAAAGCTGTGGTTGCTGCGAATGTAAAAGAAACTCGGGGGCTGATATTGGATGTCTCGACCAGATGGAACTCCACTTACTATATGCTGCAAATTGCAGTAAATTACCGTAAGGCATTTGAGAAGTTTGAGTCATTTGACAAGCGATGTTTTACAATAGCGCCCACAGCTGAAGAATGGACAAGAGCAAGTAATATCTGCAATTTTCTGGGGCCGTTTGCTGTGATCACAAAGATGATGTCTGGCACTAATTACCCGACATCTAATTTGTATTTCTATCAAGTCTGGATGATCCATAATTGGCTCCGGAATAATGAGGAAAGCGATGATGAGGTTGTCAGATTCATGGTGGCACCAATGAAGGAGAAGTTTGACAAATATTGGGATGATGTCAGTGGTCTTTTTGCAATGGCAGCAGTCTTTGATCCGCGATTTAAGCTATCAATTGTTGACCATTGTTTAGGGAAGCTTGACATGAGAACAAAAGATGTTAAGGTGAAGAACTTGCGTGAGAGGCTAAGCATTCTCTTTGAGTCTTATGACAAAAAATCGAAGGCAAACTCCCCTTCTACGGAGCCACGTGAGACGGTTCCACCCAAAACATGTGAGCCAGTGTCCACTGAAATGTTTGAGAACTACACTGTGAGTGTTCATTTTACAAGTAACTagtatgtttattatttttcagaACTGCAGGTCTtagatatttttctaaaaacttttATAGGATTTTTTTGCATTTCGCAAAGTCAGTGGTGTTGGGAGTGGGAAGACACCTCTAGAAGCATATCTTGATGAACCACCATTGGAAGTTTCCAGTTTTAAGAGCTTGAATATTCTTGACTTCTGGAAAGATAATGCTCATCGCTATGGTGATTTGGCTGGTATGGCTTGTGATCTATTAAGTATTCCAATCACAACAGTTGCTTCCGAGTCTTCTTTCAGTATTGGATCAAGAGTCCTCAACAAATACAGGAGCCGTCTACTCCCAAAAAATGTGCAGGCTCTGATATGCACTAGGAATTGGATCAGGGGAtatgaatcatatcaaaatggtAATTAATCTAGATTATcaagcatatatatttttttttatgaatcaaaatgGCTTTTACTAACTTCAATATTAATACTTGCAGAAGAAGAAGTATTTGGTGAAGAAGATAAACCCCCATCAGTTGAATCAGCTGTTGGTGATGGAGGGGAAGTTGCAAAAGTGTGATTTGAGTTGTTGTTTATTTGACTTGctgtttcttttcatttggtgttttcagtTGCTGTTTTTTTAATGACATTGTTTTGGTACTAGCAGCTTTGAATTggtgtttggttttaattttataaactcaGAAAACAATAGCATTTggttttttatgaaattatgagtTATGTTTTGattcagaaaaaataattatgtcttaAACTTTTCACTCTTGATCATGTATAACAGGACATAACAAATTAGTATGTTTCTAAAGTGGACACAACATATGATATCAGTATATAATCATCAAGCTGAACTAATACcatttttttccaaattaaCAGGATATGTCGCCATTGGATGCAGATTGAAGTTATCCCGCGGGCCGGCCCGTTAGTACCAGGACTTTAGGCGGGACGGGATTGGGCCGAGGCATTGGAGTACCGCAGCCCGCGCGGGACTGGACCGCAATGAACCGCAAGTCGACGAGCCCGCTGCGGTCCGGGACAGGACGACCTGTTTGACATTCCTactcataataaaataaatgaacaaGTTAATGGCACATGGAAGTTCGAACACAAGAGTTGTGGAGACAGCACAAAGAGTTTAACCACCTGAGCTGCAGGATCTTTAGTATTTCCCATGTAAATAAACtaatatgtaaatttttgtgGGGCAGTTGTCCCCTCCTTGGACACTGTAGATTCCAGTgtcaataaactaaaatttcagATTTTGCAGTATACTctacatgtaaaaaaaaaattcacagaAATTCACATGGGTCAAATGACCCACATGCTATCATGCTGGCTCCGCCActgtatatgtatgtatatatatttgtagatGTATCCATGCCAGTATCCgtatccataaattttaaatttagccGTTTCCCGTCCCGCTCCCATCCCCGTATCTGTTCCCGTATCCGTCCCGGTGCAACATAGGTTTTCACCGTTAGAGGTATCTCTTCTGCTTGCTCTGGTTGGTTAAAATTTCCCTGAAGCTCATTTTATTAGTTAGCTTTGGTTCCCATGCGCCACCTTTGCAGGAATATCTTGGAGCAGAGAATCTCTTCCTTCTTTTTGGAGCTATAGCATTGATATCACTCTTGTTTGTAGTTCTAGTATTTCCAAGATATactatgttttatatatatatttaatgagCTATAGACCAAGGGTCTCAGCGTGGATGAGATTGAGTCTAAAATCTTGAAGTGAAATGTTGAATAAAACATGTTTGATATACTTTTTGTaacataaattatgttttttatatatatatatatatatatatatttaatgaagCCTTGTCATGTTCGTTTGATAAGTAAATTGAGTAGTTTCAGCATGTTCCACAGTTTGCAAACAACACATCACAATACAATCATTACATCAGAAAGATCAAACATTGTAgcaaaaagaagaaacttaCTTGTAAACTTAAAAAGCAGCCTGTGATGGAGGCTTCAACGACCACCAAATAGGACTGTAACATCTTCAAACGAGAAGTTAGCTAATGAGGAGGTCGCTGTCTCTTGTGTTACCATATCATTGCTTATATTGGGCATACCAAAACCAGATGTATCAACTGATATGCTCGGAACAGTGACATTTCCCTCAAGATATTGTACTATATCTCCCATACTAGGCCTATTCCCTGGGT includes:
- the LOC108823927 gene encoding D-xylose-proton symporter-like 3, chloroplastic, giving the protein MSFAVSAQSHFSIKPLQRNQFKNSSPHRTFFCSSCFKSRPDSSYLRSKELLTLCGPKPRFVPRHRKNFQVGVGRGGELADDSGQVADSLASDAPESFSWSSVILPFVFPALGGLLFGYDIGATSGATLSLQSPALSGTTWFNLSPVQLGLVVSGSLYGALLGSTLVYGIADFLGRRRELIIAAGLYLLGSLITGCAPDLNILLLGRLLYGLGIGLAMHGAPLYIAETCPSQIRGTLISLKELFIVLGILLGFSVGSFEIDVVGGWRYMYGFGTPVALLMGLGMWSLPPSPRWLLLRAVQGKGPLQEYKERAMLALSKLRGRPPGDKLSEKLVDDALLSVETAYEDEKSGGNFLEVFQGPNLKALTIGGGLVLFQQITGQPSVLYYAGSILQTAGFSAAADATRVSVIIGVFKLLMTWVAVAKVDDLGRRPLLIGGVSGIALSLFLLSAYYKFLGSFPLVAVGALLLYVGCYQISFGPISWLMVSEIFPLRTRGRGISLAVLTNFGSNAIVTFAFSPLKEYLGAENLFLLFGAIALVSLLFVVLVVPETKGLSLEEIESKILK
- the LOC108824590 gene encoding zinc finger BED domain-containing protein RICESLEEPER 2-like, with translation MGSRSDSEEQFTMDTNYTPPSTLDFASQATLDALAALEGSSDPRGEGGVTSDAIGAKTQASKRKVMSLDDETDDSDVEITPPPQTNMPHRKSRFGTATGKPMLQSTIDGGIGSSSQACRKKKPVPVKSVIRGGRRKPLTQSQKGKAKATTPQKKKKVEEIPDFDDSLEEEELDEEEELNEEEIKMDNRQRSDVWPDFTVVHKQNGTMKAQCKHCRNEYAWHSHSHGTSGLRRHRFRCKVYQRKNRNQQKINFKGKLHSGKYDHTVFRQMVAKTIVQHDLPYSYVEYEKVRETWTYLNPDVQTICRNTARSDVYRLYESERDALRRDLATLPGRVSLTSDLWTSIKREGYMCVTAHYIDRNWKLNSKIITFCALAPPHTGMNVAMQLLESMKEWGIEKKIFSVTLDNATSNDSMQDIVKSQLMLTDDLVCGGEFFHVRCAAHILNLIVQDGLKVIKGALHKVRESVKYVLSSTSREVLFGKAVVAANVKETRGLILDVSTRWNSTYYMLQIAVNYRKAFEKFESFDKRCFTIAPTAEEWTRASNICNFLGPFAVITKMMSGTNYPTSNLYFYQVWMIHNWLRNNEESDDEVVRFMVAPMKEKFDKYWDDVSGLFAMAAVFDPRFKLSIVDHCLGKLDMRTKDVKVKNLRERLSILFESYDKKSKANSPSTEPRETVPPKTCEPVSTEMFENYTDFFAFRKVSGVGSGKTPLEAYLDEPPLEVSSFKSLNILDFWKDNAHRYGDLAGMACDLLSIPITTVASESSFSIGSRVLNKYRSRLLPKNVQALICTRNWIRGYESYQNEEEVFGEEDKPPSVESAVGDGGEVAKV